From Pseudobdellovibrio exovorus JSS, a single genomic window includes:
- a CDS encoding aminoglycoside phosphotransferase family protein: protein MKVLIFAIEKISEQERASQESFAKVLRPYQQKALISHVLEKCSDKDTFFVVTDNMSSQIQDYLSVAHPDCQFSYLNSSTKEIKDWLTRLPKEEKILLVSADFIIHSDVASSPSNWIGVCGNSLACALQLDVLQLLWVLDNRPNITLDISLEETAQAIKDQFKTEQILMAATNVSSEESLHNMNSLEAAYDFGKPDEQLYIFNNRVVKFFEDSRVAQCRVEKSRLVSNIFPEIERHQNSFFSYKYQPGLTLYRDSSLERFKQLIHWLENNLWRDISNGHVNIQDICKKFYYDKTLHRVQQFNKKYSNFNIQIVNSKRIRPLPELFKIFPWKDVFAGHPSFIHGDLQPDNIIFDKEKNKFCLIDWRQDFGGEISYGDIYYDFAKLWAGINVNYDSIKQSKFSYLESENSCEIFYEGHEHKEEVMHYLENFIADRGFSVARVRLLAALIYINMSALHKNPFDKMLYVLGQQLLETILSEEKL from the coding sequence ATGAAAGTGTTGATTTTTGCTATAGAAAAGATATCCGAGCAAGAGCGAGCCTCGCAGGAATCTTTCGCGAAAGTCCTACGACCATATCAGCAAAAAGCATTGATCAGTCACGTTCTGGAGAAATGTTCAGATAAGGACACCTTTTTTGTTGTCACGGACAACATGTCTTCACAAATACAAGATTATCTTAGTGTCGCTCATCCAGATTGTCAGTTCAGCTACCTAAATAGCTCTACAAAAGAGATAAAGGACTGGTTAACTAGATTGCCAAAAGAAGAAAAGATTCTGCTGGTTTCTGCAGATTTTATCATCCATTCTGATGTGGCATCGTCGCCGTCAAATTGGATTGGTGTATGTGGGAATTCGTTAGCGTGTGCTCTTCAACTGGATGTCTTGCAGCTATTGTGGGTTTTAGATAATAGACCAAATATAACTTTAGATATTTCTTTAGAAGAAACTGCACAAGCAATAAAAGATCAGTTTAAAACAGAACAAATATTGATGGCAGCAACGAATGTTTCATCAGAGGAAAGCCTTCATAATATGAACTCATTGGAGGCTGCGTATGATTTCGGTAAGCCAGATGAGCAACTCTACATATTCAACAATAGGGTAGTTAAATTTTTTGAGGATAGCCGTGTGGCACAATGCCGAGTCGAAAAATCGCGCCTTGTTTCGAATATCTTTCCAGAAATAGAAAGGCATCAAAACTCATTTTTTTCATATAAATACCAACCGGGATTGACACTGTATCGCGATTCAAGTTTGGAAAGATTTAAACAGCTTATTCATTGGCTTGAAAATAATTTGTGGCGTGATATCAGCAATGGCCACGTTAATATACAAGATATATGCAAAAAATTTTATTATGATAAGACTCTACATAGAGTTCAGCAATTTAATAAAAAGTATTCCAATTTTAATATACAGATCGTCAATTCGAAACGTATCAGGCCTTTGCCCGAGCTATTCAAAATTTTTCCTTGGAAGGATGTGTTCGCGGGGCATCCTTCATTTATACATGGGGACCTGCAGCCGGATAATATAATTTTTGATAAAGAAAAAAATAAATTTTGTCTGATCGATTGGCGACAGGATTTTGGTGGAGAAATAAGTTATGGGGATATTTATTATGACTTTGCCAAACTCTGGGCTGGCATAAATGTCAATTATGACTCAATTAAACAGAGTAAATTCTCTTATCTTGAATCAGAAAATTCTTGTGAGATTTTTTATGAGGGACATGAACATAAAGAAGAAGTCATGCATTACCTTGAAAACTTTATCGCAGATCGTGGGTTTTCTGTGGCGAGAGTTCGTCTGCTAGCTGCTTTAATTTATATCAACATGTCGGCATTGCATAAGAACCCATTTGATAAAATGTTGTATGTATTAGGCCAACAGTTATTAGAAACTATTTTAAGTGAAGAGAAGTTATAA
- a CDS encoding SGNH/GDSL hydrolase family protein has translation MAAFRKILIINTLGILSILIAGEIFLRHNPKEPVTLNVDNPATFQPILTPSELLEKYGIDVNFQIDPERKAIDEKILSLTHPTIDLSYSPDIGKLFTSSTLPASAKITKKFMPPNENYFVYDVEYKLDTYKRRVTEHQDKKTTTTKFFLALGDSYTFGEGVTTGFDYPSQLAKILPNNWMVYNFGHPGYGINDLLYKIETEPHALAGVKEASGIVVWYFIPAHLERFFCPLSCYNEDFGRYILHKPYYTSEQGKLIYHGRFTDRLTLWHKLLSYLNRSHLFQYLYKMFPVDYSEEELDTFADAFVQLKENLSEQKQIEKFYFISTFNFKNKDELFQRLRNKEIDVVDLTNIPFYAIPHNTLPFDNHPTANFYHALSKVIKVDLIDTLKPK, from the coding sequence GTGGCTGCATTTAGAAAAATTCTTATAATTAATACTCTTGGGATTCTTAGCATTTTAATCGCAGGGGAGATCTTTTTACGCCACAACCCTAAGGAGCCCGTTACGCTGAATGTGGATAATCCAGCAACATTTCAGCCTATCCTTACACCATCCGAACTTTTAGAAAAGTATGGCATTGATGTTAATTTTCAAATTGATCCAGAAAGGAAGGCAATTGACGAAAAAATTTTAAGTCTAACTCATCCTACAATTGATCTTTCTTACTCACCAGATATTGGGAAACTTTTTACGTCTTCAACTCTTCCAGCATCTGCCAAGATAACAAAAAAATTTATGCCGCCAAATGAAAATTATTTTGTTTACGATGTCGAATATAAACTAGACACATATAAACGCCGTGTGACCGAGCATCAAGACAAGAAGACTACCACAACGAAATTCTTTTTAGCTCTTGGAGATTCGTATACCTTTGGTGAAGGCGTTACGACTGGGTTCGACTATCCATCACAGCTAGCAAAAATTTTACCAAATAACTGGATGGTCTACAATTTTGGTCACCCTGGATACGGAATCAATGATCTGCTCTATAAAATTGAAACAGAACCCCATGCACTTGCAGGAGTGAAAGAAGCCTCTGGAATTGTCGTTTGGTACTTTATACCTGCACATCTAGAAAGGTTTTTCTGTCCGCTTTCCTGCTACAATGAAGACTTTGGACGCTACATCCTACATAAACCCTATTACACAAGTGAACAGGGTAAACTTATATACCATGGACGCTTTACGGATCGCCTTACCCTCTGGCACAAACTCTTAAGTTATCTTAATCGATCGCATCTATTCCAATACTTATATAAGATGTTTCCTGTCGACTACTCAGAGGAAGAGTTAGACACCTTTGCCGATGCTTTTGTCCAATTAAAAGAAAACCTCTCTGAACAAAAACAGATAGAGAAATTTTATTTTATTTCTACTTTTAATTTCAAAAATAAAGACGAATTGTTTCAACGTCTGCGCAACAAAGAAATTGATGTCGTCGATTTAACTAACATACCCTTCTATGCAATTCCACATAACACCCTTCCTTTTGACAATCACCCTACAGCGAATTTTTATCATGCCTTAAGCAAAGTGATTAAAGTGGACCTTATTGACACATTAAAACCCAAGTGA
- a CDS encoding GDSL-type esterase/lipase family protein, which produces MRRDLKVHTSWLQKIFLVVLGLLLTEALLYMVGWGYNYVQRTYNPKTIASSTSEKSNESKVILCIGESTTAWGLGDSYPAVLQRKLDALYGSNTYYVINEGVAGSDTQKIALSLESLLILYKPDIVITMVGINDSWQIRGETGLLKYSKLYKLYTLIRHNLDLLKNNQTQKPEEEQALSVEKRNFLKTDYEAIRLLSDSERELLEQAEREFRSKRFLEAVQAYKSALNFEELPNYIRFNLGQALLEIGNKNEAEKFFEDYVKGNPSDLAQVRVASLYHFAFGISDRYGQSLAQKYSRMALQSNPENIEALKILGCSLESQKDTQVEAKGYLEKAIRLGSVDGNVIVSLARIYRNEGRFKDSEKILKIGLNDPTDMGFFIWKDLIAFYQTQKDWVNAEKFVDEALRKYPNNQNLIDVKSEIYKAQGKKYESEGKDIRYWKKNFLLFPPTRENYVQIAKIIEGKKIQHVAMQYPMRSIEELKTLLVDFKSIAFVDNQNNFQTAVEQKGFDAIFNDNFAEDFGHMTPLGSQILVEKLITDLQRQNILPVK; this is translated from the coding sequence ATGAGGCGTGATCTTAAAGTTCATACAAGCTGGCTACAAAAAATATTTTTGGTGGTTTTAGGTCTGTTGTTAACAGAAGCCTTATTATACATGGTAGGTTGGGGTTACAATTATGTACAGCGGACATATAATCCAAAGACCATAGCTTCTTCCACCTCAGAAAAAAGCAATGAAAGTAAAGTAATACTTTGTATCGGAGAATCCACGACTGCTTGGGGGTTAGGGGACTCGTATCCCGCAGTTTTGCAAAGAAAGCTAGATGCTCTTTATGGATCGAATACCTATTATGTCATAAATGAAGGTGTTGCTGGCAGTGATACCCAGAAGATTGCACTTTCATTAGAAAGTCTTTTGATCTTATATAAACCAGACATAGTTATCACTATGGTAGGGATTAATGACAGTTGGCAGATTCGTGGAGAAACAGGTCTTCTAAAGTATTCTAAATTGTACAAACTTTATACGTTGATACGACACAATCTTGATTTGCTTAAAAACAATCAAACGCAAAAACCAGAGGAAGAACAAGCTCTCTCTGTAGAAAAACGTAACTTTCTGAAAACGGACTATGAAGCTATCAGGCTTTTAAGCGATAGCGAACGTGAGCTACTGGAACAGGCAGAACGGGAGTTTCGTTCGAAGAGATTTCTGGAAGCTGTTCAAGCATATAAAAGCGCGCTCAACTTTGAAGAGCTTCCTAATTATATAAGGTTCAACTTGGGGCAAGCTTTGCTAGAAATAGGTAATAAAAACGAGGCTGAAAAATTTTTTGAGGATTATGTCAAAGGTAATCCGAGTGATTTGGCTCAAGTAAGAGTTGCAAGTTTATATCATTTTGCTTTTGGTATATCAGATCGTTATGGACAAAGCCTAGCTCAGAAATATTCTAGAATGGCTTTGCAGAGCAACCCTGAAAATATTGAGGCATTAAAGATACTGGGTTGTAGTCTGGAAAGTCAGAAAGATACTCAAGTCGAAGCTAAAGGTTATCTTGAAAAGGCGATTCGCCTCGGAAGCGTTGATGGAAATGTCATCGTATCATTAGCTCGTATCTATAGAAACGAAGGAAGATTTAAAGATTCTGAAAAAATTTTAAAAATAGGATTGAATGACCCAACTGATATGGGCTTTTTTATTTGGAAAGATTTGATCGCTTTCTATCAAACACAGAAAGACTGGGTTAATGCGGAAAAATTTGTAGATGAGGCTTTGCGGAAGTATCCCAATAATCAGAACCTAATAGATGTTAAGTCCGAGATATATAAAGCTCAGGGGAAAAAATACGAATCTGAGGGTAAAGATATTCGTTATTGGAAGAAAAACTTCTTATTATTTCCGCCAACGCGTGAAAACTATGTCCAAATTGCGAAGATCATCGAGGGGAAAAAGATCCAACATGTAGCCATGCAGTATCCTATGAGGAGTATCGAGGAATTAAAAACTCTATTGGTAGACTTTAAAAGCATAGCTTTTGTTGATAATCAGAACAATTTCCAAACAGCAGTTGAACAAAAAGGATTTGATGCCATTTTTAATGATAACTTTGCTGAAGATTTTGGACATATGACGCCTCTAGGCAGTCAAATTCTAGTTGAGAAATTAATCACCGATTTGCAACGACAAAACATTCTGCCTGTGAAGTAA
- a CDS encoding NTP transferase domain-containing protein, with protein MSNKIQLPQVCILAAGQGKRMGSLAKTLNKSLFPLDRKAVLSHIIAKFPQGTEFVIAVGNKAEQVKQYLSLAHPALLVTYVTVENYNGIGSGPGHSVLCCKEALTRAFYLVTADTLWTDDTQSFPIDKNWLAVSSIDTDETKNYCNVILQSDRVTEIRDKVLVTDVQSKAFTGLAFIKSKDLFWKGLVAEKTEDSKEKQLAAGFNEIVKSDVLNTIDINWTDVGTEEKYLAVAPNDLKRALNSENEICYFVENRNLKFPLEKIEK; from the coding sequence ATGAGTAACAAAATACAATTACCACAGGTTTGTATCCTAGCCGCAGGACAGGGGAAAAGAATGGGAAGTTTGGCAAAAACGCTAAATAAGTCACTTTTTCCGTTAGATAGAAAAGCAGTATTAAGCCATATAATCGCGAAGTTCCCACAAGGTACAGAATTTGTGATCGCCGTAGGGAACAAGGCAGAGCAAGTAAAACAATATCTGTCATTGGCTCATCCTGCGTTACTAGTGACCTATGTCACAGTCGAAAATTATAATGGAATAGGTAGTGGCCCCGGACATTCCGTTTTGTGTTGCAAGGAAGCTTTAACCAGAGCATTTTACCTTGTTACAGCGGATACACTATGGACTGATGATACTCAGAGCTTTCCAATTGATAAAAACTGGTTGGCTGTGTCATCCATTGATACGGATGAGACGAAAAATTACTGTAATGTCATTTTACAATCTGACCGCGTAACCGAGATACGAGATAAGGTCTTGGTAACAGATGTACAATCAAAAGCTTTTACAGGTCTAGCCTTTATAAAGTCCAAAGATTTATTTTGGAAAGGTCTTGTCGCAGAAAAAACTGAAGACTCTAAAGAAAAGCAATTAGCCGCAGGATTTAATGAAATAGTGAAATCAGATGTTTTAAATACGATTGATATCAACTGGACAGATGTTGGTACTGAGGAAAAGTATCTTGCTGTTGCACCGAATGATTTAAAGCGAGCTCTTAATAGCGAAAATGAAATCTGCTACTTTGTTGAAAATCGTAATCTTAAATTTCCATTAGAAAAAATCGAAAAATAG
- a CDS encoding SGNH/GDSL hydrolase family protein, translating into MSKFKVLLINVAVLTAILVLMELLASLSFLYIKKPDHIYNYSYMTSYDYDPYLGFRAYPYPMYGQMDRLNPKSIVLLGGSTANGVGVVDRERAFFRYLEDDLKAKWGSETNLINLGVPGYVSNQESASYKNYIFNKKIIPQVIISLTGFNDAYFYLFRTLPIGNHEFNYAFELVFKKGYPDPDKTSEKVKNFVRKSNIFTLYHVMTSKTKPASPIQLSSDIHDPFQTTLEGPSSQLIQEVADNFLNNVLATALLANKKGSKYVVVLQPNYYYGGELTVIENEWYGNMDDLHRWIEDVRRREEAFEHFYSLVLKGLIEFKKQGLLDYLDYRGILADAGPVYKDPVHFNEHASEILGRELARELAKIVK; encoded by the coding sequence ATGTCAAAATTTAAAGTTCTTTTGATAAATGTAGCGGTTCTTACAGCTATTTTGGTCCTTATGGAATTGCTCGCGTCATTGAGCTTCCTTTATATTAAAAAACCAGACCATATATATAACTATAGTTACATGACTTCGTATGATTACGATCCGTACTTGGGGTTTCGTGCTTATCCATATCCTATGTATGGCCAAATGGATCGATTAAATCCGAAGTCGATAGTGCTTCTTGGGGGCTCGACTGCGAATGGAGTGGGTGTTGTTGACAGGGAAAGAGCATTTTTCCGTTATTTAGAAGATGACCTAAAGGCAAAATGGGGGAGCGAAACAAATTTAATTAATCTGGGTGTGCCAGGCTATGTTTCTAATCAAGAGTCTGCGTCTTATAAGAATTATATTTTTAACAAAAAAATAATTCCTCAGGTGATTATTTCATTAACGGGTTTTAATGATGCCTATTTTTATTTGTTCAGAACTCTTCCTATTGGAAATCATGAATTTAACTATGCCTTTGAGTTAGTTTTTAAAAAAGGTTACCCAGATCCTGATAAGACATCGGAAAAGGTTAAAAACTTTGTTCGGAAAAGTAATATTTTTACACTTTATCATGTGATGACGTCTAAGACGAAACCAGCATCTCCTATTCAATTGTCATCTGATATACATGACCCTTTTCAAACGACTTTAGAAGGTCCGTCATCACAGTTGATTCAAGAAGTTGCTGACAACTTTCTAAATAATGTTTTAGCGACAGCGCTGTTGGCTAACAAAAAAGGTTCTAAATATGTGGTGGTGCTTCAGCCGAACTATTACTATGGTGGTGAGCTGACAGTTATAGAAAATGAATGGTATGGAAACATGGATGACTTGCACAGATGGATAGAAGATGTACGTCGTCGAGAAGAAGCCTTTGAACACTTCTATTCTTTGGTTCTAAAAGGGTTGATTGAATTTAAAAAACAAGGGTTATTGGACTATCTTGACTACAGAGGAATATTAGCTGATGCAGGACCAGTCTATAAAGATCCAGTTCACTTTAATGAGCATGCTTCAGAAATTCTAGGACGCGAGCTGGCTCGAGAATTGGCGAAAATAGTTAAATGA
- a CDS encoding radical SAM protein: MFFRKKSPIPSKSTADYRATRYTPSNKTVTYFDNSKHYEVLKKVTCSTPFTAFHINPDGNIANCCFYWMPTFIGNITETSLLKIIDGTVSREAKQSVQDGSFKMCDSNICPVMIDYIHAGKVTEPLMPLEKLPEINQKKLLLFLDYDQSCNLYCGSCRNERILHSLNNAPAKLLQIHEAVTRQIQELLEGGYQLTLQITSSGDGFASPFYWSFLQNIKQDDNFKIRFATNGTLMTRERLMHPYAQKIDHIEVSIDAACESTYEKIRRGGNFKALVKNLNNLDSMISNRELTNIGKWNMNFVVQKDNYKEMADFARWALSYKNLNRVWYLLIYDWGHLSPQEFASKAVWYEDHPEHQDFLTALKDPVFDDPRIFLGNVGAHRKKAFAQI; encoded by the coding sequence ATGTTCTTCAGAAAAAAAAGTCCTATTCCGAGTAAGTCCACTGCAGATTATCGTGCCACTCGATACACTCCCTCCAATAAAACTGTCACTTACTTTGATAATTCAAAACACTACGAAGTCTTGAAAAAAGTTACCTGCTCTACTCCATTCACAGCATTTCATATAAATCCAGATGGCAATATAGCTAACTGCTGTTTCTATTGGATGCCCACTTTTATCGGTAATATTACAGAAACAAGTCTACTGAAGATTATAGATGGCACTGTCTCGCGCGAGGCCAAGCAATCCGTGCAGGATGGTTCGTTTAAAATGTGCGACTCGAATATCTGTCCTGTTATGATTGACTATATCCATGCAGGAAAAGTGACCGAGCCATTAATGCCTCTAGAAAAACTTCCAGAAATTAATCAGAAAAAACTTCTTCTTTTTTTAGATTACGATCAATCTTGTAATTTATATTGTGGCTCTTGCCGGAATGAGCGGATATTACACTCTTTAAATAATGCTCCTGCGAAACTTTTGCAGATACACGAAGCTGTCACTCGACAAATTCAAGAGTTGTTAGAAGGTGGCTACCAACTAACTTTGCAAATTACCAGCTCTGGTGATGGATTTGCTTCACCTTTCTATTGGAGCTTTCTGCAAAATATCAAACAAGATGATAACTTTAAAATTCGTTTCGCTACCAATGGTACCCTGATGACACGTGAACGATTAATGCATCCGTATGCTCAGAAAATCGATCATATTGAAGTTTCTATTGATGCCGCCTGCGAATCGACTTATGAAAAAATTCGACGTGGCGGCAACTTCAAAGCACTTGTAAAAAATTTGAATAATTTAGATTCCATGATTTCAAATCGTGAATTAACCAACATCGGTAAGTGGAATATGAATTTTGTAGTTCAAAAAGATAACTATAAAGAAATGGCTGATTTTGCCCGCTGGGCTTTATCCTATAAAAACCTCAATCGTGTATGGTATCTACTTATCTATGATTGGGGACATTTATCACCTCAAGAATTTGCTTCTAAAGCCGTTTGGTATGAAGATCACCCAGAACATCAAGATTTCTTAACAGCGTTGAAGGACCCCGTATTTGATGATCCTCGTATATTTTTAGGGAATGTCGGCGCACATCGAAAGAAAGCTTTCGCTCAAATATAA